The following coding sequences lie in one Kribbella sp. NBC_00709 genomic window:
- a CDS encoding NUDIX hydrolase has translation MTDHPELRFGAGLADQPEHWPVSSSEVVHETGRVISVRRDTIAPVGAEPFVRDVVVHPGAVGVVALDENNRMLLVRQYRHPVGYKLLEPPAGLLDVQGEQYRLGAERELWEETATKAADWRILVDAFTSPGLTNEAVRIFLARDLSPADESFERLHEEADMETVWAPLIDVVGAVLAGQLQNPILIMGALATWTALNGPGFDTLRPADSPWPAKDHT, from the coding sequence ATGACGGATCATCCCGAGCTGCGGTTCGGCGCCGGTCTCGCCGATCAGCCGGAGCACTGGCCGGTCTCCTCGTCCGAGGTGGTGCACGAGACCGGGCGGGTGATCTCGGTACGACGGGACACCATCGCCCCGGTCGGCGCTGAGCCGTTCGTGCGGGATGTCGTCGTACACCCTGGCGCGGTCGGTGTGGTCGCGCTCGACGAGAACAACCGGATGCTGCTGGTTCGTCAGTACCGGCATCCGGTCGGGTACAAGCTGCTCGAGCCGCCGGCCGGACTGCTCGACGTCCAGGGGGAGCAGTACCGCCTGGGCGCCGAGCGTGAGTTGTGGGAGGAGACCGCGACCAAGGCCGCCGACTGGCGGATCCTGGTCGACGCCTTCACCTCGCCCGGCCTGACGAACGAGGCGGTCCGGATCTTCCTGGCCCGCGACCTCTCGCCCGCCGACGAGTCCTTCGAACGCCTCCACGAGGAGGCGGACATGGAGACCGTCTGGGCCCCGCTGATCGACGTCGTCGGCGCCGTCCTGGCCGGCCAGCTCCAGAACCCGATCCTGATCATGGGCGCCCTTGCCACCTGGACCGCCCTCAACGGCCCCGGCTTCGACACCCTCCGGCCCGCCGATTCGCCGTGGCCCGCGAAGGACCACACCTGA
- a CDS encoding CTP synthase, whose protein sequence is MDRASNSQQTKHVFVTGGVASSLGKGLTASSLGSLLTARGIRVTMQKLDPYLNVDPGTMNPFQHGEVFVTNDGAETDLDIGHYERFLDRDLSQVANVTTGQVYSSVIAKERRGEYLGDTVQVIPHITNEIKERMLAMAGPDVDVVLHEIGGTVGDIESLPFLEAARQVRHDVGRDNVFFLHISLVPYMAPSGELKTKPTQHSVAALRSIGIQPDAIVCRADRPIPDSVKRKISLMCDVDVEAVVAAVDAPSIYDIPKVVHAEGLDAYVVRRLNLQFRDVDWTRWDELLRVVHHPKDEVTVALVGKYIDLPDAYLSVAEALRAGGFDNDARVNLRWIASDECATPEAAARLLGDVDAICIPGGFGVRGIEGKIGAIRFAREQRIPILGLCLGLQCMVIEVARDLAGLVDANSSEFDPDAEQPVIATMEEQKHIVSGTGDMGGTMRLGLYPANLTEGSIVRGLYGAPSIQERHRHRYEVNNAYRDKLETAGLVFSGLSPDHELVEFIELDRSVHPYFVATQAHPELRSRPTKPHPLFSGLVASALDRQRESRLPVEEPKQAAAKKTPVKTR, encoded by the coding sequence GTGGACAGGGCTTCCAATTCGCAGCAGACCAAGCACGTATTCGTCACCGGCGGCGTGGCCTCCAGTCTCGGCAAGGGACTGACAGCATCCAGCCTCGGCAGTCTGCTGACGGCACGGGGCATCCGCGTCACGATGCAGAAGCTGGATCCGTATCTGAACGTGGATCCCGGCACGATGAATCCGTTCCAGCACGGCGAGGTGTTCGTCACCAACGACGGCGCCGAGACCGACCTGGACATCGGGCACTACGAACGCTTCCTCGACCGGGACCTCTCCCAGGTCGCGAACGTGACCACCGGGCAGGTGTACTCGAGCGTGATCGCCAAGGAGCGGCGCGGCGAGTACCTCGGTGACACCGTTCAGGTGATCCCGCACATCACCAACGAGATCAAGGAACGGATGCTCGCGATGGCGGGCCCCGACGTCGACGTCGTCCTGCACGAGATCGGCGGCACGGTCGGTGACATCGAGTCGCTGCCGTTCCTGGAGGCGGCCCGGCAGGTCCGGCACGACGTCGGCCGGGACAACGTGTTCTTCCTGCACATCTCGCTGGTGCCGTACATGGCGCCGAGCGGCGAGCTCAAGACCAAACCGACCCAGCACTCGGTCGCGGCGCTGCGCTCGATCGGTATCCAGCCGGACGCGATCGTCTGCCGGGCGGACCGGCCGATCCCGGACAGCGTGAAGCGCAAGATCTCGCTGATGTGCGACGTGGACGTCGAGGCCGTGGTGGCCGCGGTGGACGCGCCGTCGATCTACGACATCCCGAAGGTCGTGCACGCCGAGGGCCTGGACGCGTACGTCGTCCGCCGGCTGAACCTGCAGTTCCGCGACGTCGACTGGACCCGCTGGGACGAGCTGCTGCGCGTCGTACATCACCCCAAGGACGAGGTCACGGTCGCGCTGGTCGGCAAGTACATCGACCTGCCGGACGCGTACCTGTCGGTGGCCGAGGCGCTGCGCGCGGGCGGGTTCGACAACGACGCCCGGGTGAACCTGCGCTGGATCGCCTCCGACGAGTGCGCCACGCCCGAGGCCGCGGCCCGGCTGCTCGGCGACGTCGACGCGATCTGCATCCCCGGCGGCTTCGGGGTGCGCGGGATCGAGGGCAAGATCGGCGCGATCCGGTTCGCCCGCGAGCAGCGCATCCCGATCCTCGGGCTGTGCCTGGGTCTGCAGTGCATGGTGATCGAGGTGGCCCGCGACCTGGCCGGCCTGGTGGACGCGAACTCCAGCGAGTTCGATCCGGACGCCGAGCAGCCGGTGATCGCGACCATGGAGGAGCAGAAGCACATCGTCTCCGGCACCGGGGACATGGGCGGCACGATGCGGCTCGGCCTCTACCCGGCGAACCTGACCGAGGGCTCGATCGTCCGCGGCCTGTACGGCGCGCCCTCGATCCAGGAGCGGCACCGGCACCGCTACGAGGTGAACAACGCGTACCGGGACAAGCTGGAGACCGCCGGCCTGGTGTTCAGCGGCCTGTCGCCGGACCACGAGCTGGTCGAGTTCATCGAGCTGGACCGGTCCGTGCACCCGTACTTCGTGGCCACCCAGGCGCACCCGGAGCTGCGGTCACGGCCGACGAAGCCGCACCCGCTGTTCTCCGGCCTGGTCGCGTCCGCCCTGGACCGCCAGCGCGAGTCCCGGCTCCCGGTCGAGGAGCCGAAGCAGGCTGCGGCCAAGAAGACCCCGGTCAAGACCCGATGA
- a CDS encoding glycosyltransferase family 4 protein encodes MRIGLLLAESRGGIGQHVASLVPRFVSAGHEVVVCAPPGTAEHFEFGPATVVTQAAGLRGSDVIHAHGYRAGMTALRDRSRLRPLVVTWHNAVIAPGPRGLMMRMGQRLVARGADLTLGASSDLVELAKSLGARNAQLAPVAAPAMPRIRTPREDVRHALGVGNRPVVLTVGRLAPQKDYPTLLSVAARVHESTPHAVFIVVGDGPLRDNLQARIDAEQLPVQLLGHRNDVADLLGAADVFLLTSHWEARALVLQEAMQVGVPVVATAVGGVPELVGDSAVLAFPGDADGLADGVRAVLAEPETANAMRTRGQELSSRWMDEDAVAKNLLDIYAGLVATDA; translated from the coding sequence ATGAGGATCGGGCTGCTGCTCGCGGAGTCGCGGGGCGGCATCGGCCAGCATGTCGCCTCGCTGGTGCCGCGGTTCGTCAGCGCTGGGCACGAGGTGGTCGTGTGCGCCCCACCGGGCACGGCCGAGCACTTCGAGTTCGGTCCGGCGACGGTCGTCACGCAGGCGGCCGGGCTGCGCGGCTCCGACGTCATCCATGCGCACGGCTACCGGGCCGGCATGACTGCCCTGCGGGACCGGTCGAGGCTGCGCCCACTGGTGGTCACCTGGCACAACGCGGTGATCGCACCCGGTCCACGTGGCCTGATGATGCGGATGGGGCAGCGGTTGGTTGCCAGAGGCGCGGATCTGACACTGGGAGCCTCCAGCGACCTCGTGGAGCTGGCGAAGAGCCTCGGTGCGCGTAACGCCCAGTTGGCTCCAGTAGCCGCCCCGGCGATGCCCAGGATCCGTACGCCGCGCGAAGACGTCCGGCACGCGCTTGGCGTCGGCAATCGGCCCGTGGTGCTCACCGTCGGCCGGCTGGCGCCGCAGAAGGACTACCCGACGCTGCTGTCCGTCGCCGCGCGGGTGCATGAGTCCACTCCGCACGCGGTGTTCATCGTGGTCGGTGACGGACCGTTGCGGGACAACCTGCAGGCGCGGATCGATGCCGAGCAGCTGCCGGTCCAGCTGCTGGGACACCGCAACGACGTGGCTGACCTGCTCGGTGCGGCCGATGTGTTCTTGCTCACGTCGCACTGGGAGGCCCGGGCGCTGGTGCTCCAGGAGGCGATGCAGGTCGGCGTACCGGTCGTCGCGACCGCGGTCGGCGGCGTACCCGAACTGGTCGGAGACAGCGCCGTACTGGCGTTTCCGGGCGACGCGGACGGGCTGGCGGACGGGGTTCGGGCCGTTCTGGCCGAGCCGGAGACCGCGAACGCTATGCGGACACGAGGCCAGGAGTTGTCCTCCCGGTGGATGGACGAAGACGCGGTTGCAAAGAATCTGCTCGACATCTACGCGGGTCTCGTCGCGACCGATGCTTGA
- the murJ gene encoding murein biosynthesis integral membrane protein MurJ, which translates to MGPTTQVSRVARAALVVAAITVLARVVGFARWLVFSKTVGAGCLAEAYTTANQLPNILFEVVAGGALAGAVIPVLAGPVARGDRAAQGRIVGALLSWSFLLLAPVALLAWVLAGRYTDAMLDPGADCGGTTGTATRMLAIFVPQVFGYAVAVVATAVLQSHKRFAAGALAPLISSLVVVATYVVFAATAPEADAASRGATNLLAWGTTAGVLALALTVLVPMLFLRLPIKPTLRLDPGVGPVLRRLALAGLAVLVAQQLTFVVTTYLANHRGVAGSIAVYTWANAVYLLPYAVLAVPITTAVFPRLAAAFESGDRFDVYAATSTRAVLLAGGAGAALLVGTAVPVARIFAYNDGAVHETQATSLANGLIAFAPAAIGFAVLMHVGRVLYARHCGREVAVVTSAAWIVVALAGVVLTAHWDAVPALAAAMSIGMVVGAVVLLGVLRREAGPGVLAGSGRATLAALAGAVLAGAAGWAAALPAGNGGVGKALVFAVLSGLAVVVVYAGAAMALDRPDARALLRRGSVEETNK; encoded by the coding sequence GTGGGGCCGACGACCCAGGTGAGTCGGGTCGCCCGCGCCGCTTTGGTTGTCGCGGCGATCACTGTCCTGGCGCGGGTTGTCGGGTTCGCCCGGTGGTTGGTCTTCTCGAAGACCGTCGGGGCCGGGTGTCTGGCCGAGGCTTACACGACGGCGAACCAGCTGCCCAACATTCTCTTCGAGGTTGTGGCCGGCGGAGCGCTGGCAGGTGCCGTCATCCCGGTGCTCGCCGGGCCGGTGGCCCGCGGGGATCGGGCGGCGCAGGGCCGGATCGTCGGGGCGTTGCTGTCGTGGTCGTTCCTGCTGCTGGCGCCGGTCGCCTTGCTGGCTTGGGTTCTGGCGGGCCGGTACACCGACGCGATGCTCGACCCCGGCGCCGACTGCGGCGGGACGACGGGGACCGCGACGCGGATGCTGGCGATCTTCGTGCCGCAGGTGTTCGGGTACGCCGTGGCGGTGGTCGCGACCGCGGTTCTCCAGTCCCACAAGCGTTTCGCGGCCGGTGCCTTGGCGCCGCTGATCTCGAGCCTGGTCGTCGTAGCCACCTACGTCGTGTTCGCGGCGACCGCGCCCGAGGCCGACGCGGCGTCCCGCGGCGCCACCAACCTGCTCGCCTGGGGCACGACTGCGGGCGTTCTCGCGCTCGCGCTCACGGTCCTGGTGCCGATGCTCTTCCTGCGCTTGCCGATCAAACCCACGCTGCGGTTGGACCCGGGCGTCGGTCCGGTACTGCGGCGGCTCGCTCTCGCGGGGCTGGCAGTACTAGTCGCGCAGCAGCTCACTTTCGTGGTCACGACGTACCTGGCCAACCACCGTGGCGTTGCGGGAAGTATTGCGGTCTACACCTGGGCCAACGCTGTCTACCTGCTGCCGTACGCCGTGCTGGCGGTGCCGATCACCACAGCGGTCTTTCCGCGTCTGGCCGCGGCGTTCGAGTCGGGTGACCGCTTCGACGTGTACGCCGCCACGTCCACGCGCGCAGTACTGCTGGCCGGAGGCGCCGGAGCCGCTCTGCTGGTCGGTACGGCGGTCCCGGTCGCCAGGATCTTCGCGTACAACGACGGCGCGGTGCATGAGACCCAGGCGACCTCACTGGCCAACGGCCTGATCGCGTTCGCCCCAGCGGCCATCGGGTTCGCCGTACTCATGCATGTCGGCCGCGTGCTCTACGCACGGCACTGTGGTCGTGAGGTAGCAGTAGTGACGTCAGCGGCCTGGATCGTGGTCGCCCTGGCCGGTGTGGTGCTGACGGCGCACTGGGACGCCGTACCGGCGCTGGCAGCCGCGATGTCGATCGGCATGGTCGTCGGCGCGGTGGTCCTGCTCGGCGTACTGCGACGTGAGGCGGGGCCTGGTGTACTTGCCGGCTCCGGCCGTGCGACCCTTGCCGCATTGGCTGGTGCAGTACTGGCCGGCGCGGCGGGCTGGGCGGCCGCACTGCCGGCCGGGAACGGCGGCGTGGGTAAGGCACTCGTGTTCGCAGTACTGTCCGGCCTGGCCGTCGTCGTCGTGTACGCCGGAGCTGCCATGGCCCTCGACCGACCCGACGCCCGCGCGCTACTACGCCGGGGATCTGTGGAGGAGACCAACAAATGA
- a CDS encoding copper transporter, producing MIDFRYHIVSIVAIFFALGAGVVLGAGPLKGTGSEIVASQAEKDRQQLADARAELVQVKALDKYRDDFVAKVTTGLTDGKLVNKKVTIVTMPNADSDLSDGVQGELEKAGAVVNTKVALDAKLFDTGQRQLVESLVNQLVTPDIQYPADATTYLRAGMILARGVAAKEEGKPADADSTKVISGLTGAKLLSLKPSQIKDRAGLIVVIAAKPPAQAPDNSTYGDAVDFIKGLDLGSGGVVVAGTPDSAGDGGLLKALRSDSEATKIVSSVDVADIPAGQMTVVFALVEQAGGKAGQYGAINAKNGIAPSAVQTKGN from the coding sequence GTGATCGACTTTCGCTACCACATCGTCTCGATCGTGGCGATCTTCTTCGCCCTGGGCGCCGGTGTGGTGCTCGGCGCCGGTCCGCTGAAGGGCACCGGCAGCGAGATCGTCGCGAGCCAGGCCGAGAAGGACCGCCAGCAGCTCGCCGACGCACGCGCCGAGCTGGTCCAGGTGAAGGCCCTGGACAAGTACCGCGACGACTTCGTCGCCAAGGTCACCACCGGGCTGACCGACGGCAAGCTGGTGAACAAGAAGGTCACGATCGTCACCATGCCGAACGCCGACAGCGACCTGAGCGACGGCGTCCAGGGCGAGCTGGAGAAGGCCGGCGCCGTGGTGAACACCAAGGTGGCGCTGGACGCGAAGCTGTTCGACACCGGTCAGCGTCAGCTGGTCGAGTCCCTGGTCAACCAGCTCGTCACCCCCGACATCCAGTACCCGGCCGACGCGACGACGTACCTGCGGGCCGGGATGATCCTCGCCCGCGGCGTCGCGGCCAAGGAAGAGGGCAAGCCCGCCGACGCCGACTCGACCAAGGTGATCAGCGGGCTGACCGGCGCGAAGCTGCTGTCGCTGAAGCCGTCGCAGATCAAGGACCGGGCCGGCCTGATCGTGGTGATCGCCGCGAAGCCGCCGGCACAGGCGCCGGACAACTCGACGTACGGCGACGCGGTCGACTTCATCAAGGGCCTGGACCTCGGCAGCGGCGGGGTCGTGGTCGCGGGTACGCCGGACAGCGCGGGCGACGGTGGATTGCTCAAGGCCTTGCGGAGTGACTCCGAGGCCACCAAGATCGTTTCCTCGGTGGACGTGGCCGACATCCCGGCCGGGCAGATGACGGTCGTCTTCGCACTGGTCGAGCAGGCCGGCGGCAAGGCTGGGCAGTACGGCGCGATCAACGCGAAGAACGGCATCGCGCCGTCAGCCGTACAAACCAAGGGAAACTGA
- the steA gene encoding putative cytokinetic ring protein SteA, giving the protein MRLPSLRRARPTELPGVTGVVRLDRRTKNLTKRLKPGEIAVIDHVDLDRVSAEALVDCKVAAVVNVADSISGRYPNLGPEILVEAGIPLVDGVGREVFSILHEGEQVRLDEGTLYRGTEAVAKGLSQDSKSVAELMDDARAGLSTQLEAFTANTLEYLRREKDLLLDGVGVPHIHTAMEGKHVLIVVRGYDYRDDLVALKSYIREYRPVLIGVDGGADALVENGYVPDLIVGDMDSVKDETLKSGAEVVVHAYRDGRAPGSERLERLGVDSIEFPATGTSEDVAMLLADSKGASLIVAVGTHNSLVEFLDKGRSGMASTFITRLRVGAKLVDAKGVGRLYRSRVSTFQVVALMVAGLFALGMAMVAIGADDVLWSILRARWSDFVYWIRELFT; this is encoded by the coding sequence ATGAGACTGCCCAGCCTGCGGAGAGCACGACCCACTGAACTGCCCGGCGTCACCGGAGTGGTCCGGCTGGATCGCCGTACCAAGAATCTCACCAAACGTCTCAAACCGGGCGAGATCGCGGTCATCGACCACGTCGATCTGGACCGGGTGAGCGCGGAGGCGCTGGTCGACTGCAAGGTCGCCGCCGTGGTGAACGTGGCCGACTCGATCAGCGGCCGGTACCCGAACCTCGGCCCGGAGATCCTGGTCGAGGCCGGTATCCCGCTGGTCGACGGCGTCGGCCGCGAGGTGTTCTCGATCCTGCACGAGGGCGAGCAGGTCCGGCTCGACGAAGGCACGCTGTACCGCGGTACCGAGGCGGTCGCGAAGGGCCTGTCCCAGGACAGCAAGTCGGTCGCGGAGCTGATGGACGACGCCCGCGCCGGGTTGTCGACCCAGCTCGAGGCGTTCACCGCGAACACGTTGGAGTACCTGCGGCGCGAGAAGGACCTGCTGCTCGACGGCGTCGGCGTACCGCACATCCACACCGCGATGGAGGGCAAGCACGTCCTGATCGTGGTTCGCGGGTACGACTACCGCGACGACCTGGTCGCGCTGAAGTCGTACATCCGCGAGTACCGGCCGGTGCTGATCGGCGTCGACGGCGGCGCGGACGCGCTGGTGGAGAACGGGTACGTCCCGGACCTGATCGTCGGCGACATGGACTCGGTCAAGGACGAGACGCTGAAGAGCGGCGCCGAAGTGGTCGTGCATGCGTACCGCGACGGCCGCGCGCCCGGGTCCGAACGGCTGGAGCGGCTCGGTGTCGACTCGATCGAGTTCCCGGCCACCGGCACCAGCGAGGACGTCGCGATGCTGCTGGCCGACTCCAAGGGCGCCTCGCTGATCGTCGCGGTCGGCACCCACAACTCGCTGGTGGAGTTCCTGGACAAGGGACGCTCCGGGATGGCGAGCACCTTCATCACCCGGTTGCGGGTCGGTGCCAAGCTGGTGGACGCCAAGGGCGTCGGCCGGCTGTACCGCAGCCGGGTCTCGACGTTCCAGGTGGTCGCCCTCATGGTGGCCGGCCTGTTCGCACTCGGCATGGCGATGGTGGCCATCGGCGCCGACGACGTGTTGTGGTCGATCCTGCGGGCGCGCTGGAGCGACTTCGTCTACTGGATCCGGGAGCTGTTCACGTGA
- the recN gene encoding DNA repair protein RecN: MLSEIRITGLGVIEDATLDLDPGFTAVTGETGAGKTMVVTGVNMLLGGRADSGLVRHGTRRARVEGRASGVPRAIVQQAEDRGGELDDGELLIARELSSEGRSRAFLGGASVPVSVLGEVSGDLVAIHGQADQWRLLQPARQRETLDTFAGKAVLVPLQEYTGAYRRRREVEAELIELTTRERDRLAEADLLRFGLDEVAKAEPLSGEDTELAAEEERLAYADGLRTAATTAADALASEDLDSTRPNDVLGLLSLTKQALDGEREHDAKLAELADRAGELGYLAADLAGELSSYAADVDTDPARLSVVSERRALLHGLVRKYGAEQGTVDEVLEWTKRSAARLADLDGSDEKVEQLTAELAELDATLADLGGQMREARIEAAQRLGVAVSEELTGLAMPHAKLSVEVHETTAGPFGIDEVEFCFAANPGSPARPLQKAASGGELSRVMLALEVILSDTHPVPTLVFDEIDAGIGGRAAVEVGKRLARLAEKAQVIVVTHLPQVAAFADRHAVVLKSDDGSVTTSGLVALDDDARLKELSRMMAGLENSDAAQAHAEELLALAAERHKPRKKSRSKG; the protein is encoded by the coding sequence ATGCTCTCGGAGATCCGCATCACCGGGTTGGGCGTGATCGAGGACGCGACGTTGGACCTCGACCCCGGATTCACCGCCGTCACGGGTGAGACCGGCGCCGGCAAGACGATGGTCGTGACCGGCGTGAACATGCTGCTCGGTGGCCGCGCGGACAGCGGCCTGGTGCGCCACGGGACCCGCCGGGCGCGGGTCGAGGGCCGCGCCAGCGGCGTACCGCGGGCGATCGTGCAGCAGGCCGAGGACCGTGGCGGCGAGCTGGACGACGGTGAGTTGCTGATCGCGCGTGAGCTCTCGTCCGAGGGACGCTCGCGGGCATTCCTCGGCGGCGCGTCGGTGCCGGTGTCGGTGCTGGGCGAGGTGTCCGGCGACCTGGTCGCGATCCACGGGCAGGCCGACCAGTGGCGCTTGCTGCAGCCCGCACGGCAACGCGAAACGCTGGATACCTTTGCAGGCAAGGCGGTTCTCGTCCCCCTGCAGGAGTACACCGGCGCGTACCGGCGGCGTCGTGAGGTCGAGGCCGAGCTGATCGAGCTCACCACGCGCGAGCGCGATCGCCTGGCCGAGGCGGACCTGCTGCGGTTCGGTCTGGACGAGGTCGCGAAGGCTGAGCCGTTGTCCGGCGAGGACACCGAGCTCGCCGCCGAGGAGGAGCGTCTCGCGTACGCCGACGGTCTGCGTACTGCGGCCACGACGGCCGCCGATGCGCTGGCGTCCGAGGACCTGGACTCCACCCGGCCGAACGACGTGCTCGGACTGCTCTCACTGACCAAGCAGGCGTTGGACGGTGAGCGCGAGCACGACGCGAAGCTGGCCGAGCTGGCGGACCGGGCCGGCGAGTTGGGCTATCTCGCCGCGGACCTGGCCGGCGAGCTTTCGTCGTACGCCGCCGATGTCGACACCGACCCGGCGCGGTTGTCCGTGGTCAGCGAGCGACGCGCGTTGCTGCACGGACTGGTCCGCAAGTACGGCGCTGAGCAGGGCACCGTCGACGAGGTGCTGGAGTGGACGAAACGGTCCGCGGCCAGACTCGCCGACCTCGACGGCAGCGACGAGAAGGTCGAGCAACTGACCGCGGAGCTGGCCGAGCTGGACGCGACGCTCGCCGACCTCGGTGGGCAGATGCGGGAGGCCCGGATCGAAGCCGCGCAAAGGCTTGGTGTCGCGGTGTCCGAGGAGCTGACCGGGCTGGCGATGCCGCACGCGAAGCTGTCGGTCGAGGTGCACGAGACCACCGCCGGTCCGTTCGGCATCGACGAGGTCGAGTTCTGCTTCGCGGCGAACCCGGGCAGCCCGGCCCGCCCGCTGCAGAAGGCCGCGTCCGGTGGCGAGTTGTCCCGCGTGATGCTCGCGCTCGAGGTGATCCTGTCCGACACGCATCCGGTGCCCACGTTGGTGTTCGACGAGATCGACGCCGGTATCGGCGGCCGCGCCGCGGTCGAGGTCGGCAAACGGCTGGCCCGGCTGGCGGAGAAGGCCCAGGTGATCGTGGTCACCCACCTGCCGCAGGTCGCCGCGTTCGCGGACCGTCACGCGGTGGTGCTGAAGAGCGACGACGGTTCGGTCACCACCAGCGGGCTGGTCGCGCTCGACGACGACGCCCGGTTGAAGGAACTGTCCCGGATGATGGCCGGCCTGGAGAACTCCGATGCCGCCCAGGCCCACGCCGAGGAGCTGCTGGCGCTGGCCGCCGAACGCCACAAACCGCGGAAGAAAAGTCGTTCCAAAGGATGA
- a CDS encoding NAD kinase, which translates to MAEHEPRRVLLVTHTGREQAVEVAREAHRLLTDAGMLVRLLSGEAEELKFDPVEIVDDPEKAANDVELIMVLGGDGSILRGAELARPHGTPVLGVNLGHVGFLAEAEVDDLERIVQVVVDRTYTVEERMTLAVDVRLDGDLMFETWALNEASVEKAAREKMLEVLVEVDDRPLSRWGCDGVVVATPTGSTAYAFSAGGPIVWPEVEAILMVPLSAHALFSRPIVVAPTSQLSIELVPSWHGRGVLWCDGRRMVEVPPGAEITVRRGATPVRLARAHEAPFTDRLVAKFDLPVLGWRGAAERKRNGNSQQET; encoded by the coding sequence GTGGCTGAGCACGAGCCGCGGCGCGTGCTGCTGGTGACGCACACCGGCCGGGAGCAGGCCGTCGAGGTCGCACGCGAGGCGCACCGGTTGCTGACCGACGCCGGGATGCTGGTCCGACTGCTCAGCGGCGAGGCGGAAGAGCTCAAGTTCGACCCGGTCGAGATCGTCGACGACCCGGAGAAGGCGGCCAACGACGTCGAGCTGATCATGGTGCTCGGCGGCGACGGCTCGATCCTGCGCGGCGCCGAGCTGGCCCGCCCGCACGGTACGCCGGTGCTCGGGGTGAACCTCGGTCATGTCGGGTTCCTGGCCGAGGCCGAGGTCGACGACCTGGAGCGGATCGTCCAGGTGGTGGTCGATCGCACCTACACGGTCGAGGAGCGGATGACGCTGGCCGTCGACGTCCGGCTGGACGGCGACCTGATGTTCGAGACCTGGGCGCTCAACGAGGCCAGCGTCGAGAAGGCCGCCCGCGAGAAGATGCTCGAGGTCCTGGTCGAGGTGGACGACCGCCCGCTGTCCCGCTGGGGCTGTGACGGTGTCGTCGTCGCGACCCCGACCGGGAGTACGGCGTACGCGTTCTCCGCCGGCGGACCGATCGTCTGGCCGGAGGTCGAGGCGATCCTGATGGTGCCGCTCAGCGCGCACGCGTTGTTCTCGCGGCCGATCGTGGTGGCGCCGACGTCGCAGTTGTCGATCGAGCTGGTGCCGTCCTGGCACGGGCGCGGGGTGCTGTGGTGTGACGGCCGGCGGATGGTCGAGGTGCCGCCCGGCGCCGAGATCACGGTCCGGCGGGGCGCGACGCCGGTGCGGTTGGCCCGGGCGCACGAGGCGCCGTTCACCGACCGGCTGGTCGCTAAGTTCGACCTCCCGGTGCTCGGCTGGCGTGGGGCCGCCGAGCGCAAACGCAACGGCAACAGCCAACAGGAGACCTGA
- a CDS encoding TlyA family RNA methyltransferase: MAKAAKRSRLDAELVRRGLARSREHASELIAAGKVKVSGTVAGKPATGVGSDAPIVVDTSEHEDPGYASRGAHKLIGALEAFPAVQVKGRRTLDAGASTGGFTDVLLRNEAAHVIAVDVGYGQLVWALQTDERVTVMDRTNVRTLTLEDIGGEPVDLVVSDLSFISLTLVLSALIGVVKPDGDLVLMVKPQFEVGKERLGKGGVVRDPTLRADAVRGVAAKASDLGWGIEGVAASPLPGPSGNVEYFLWIRREAPPLDETMLAGAIERGPQ, translated from the coding sequence GTGGCCAAGGCAGCCAAGCGTTCGCGGCTCGACGCCGAGCTGGTACGACGCGGCCTGGCGCGGTCGCGTGAGCACGCGAGCGAGCTGATCGCGGCCGGCAAGGTGAAGGTGTCCGGGACCGTGGCCGGCAAGCCCGCGACCGGGGTCGGTTCGGACGCCCCGATCGTGGTCGACACGTCCGAGCACGAGGACCCCGGGTACGCGAGCCGCGGTGCGCACAAGCTGATCGGCGCGCTGGAGGCGTTCCCGGCAGTCCAGGTCAAAGGCCGCCGTACCCTCGACGCCGGCGCGTCGACCGGCGGCTTCACCGACGTACTGCTGCGCAATGAAGCCGCGCACGTGATCGCCGTCGATGTCGGCTACGGCCAGCTGGTGTGGGCCTTGCAGACCGACGAGCGGGTCACGGTGATGGACCGGACCAACGTCCGGACGCTGACGCTCGAGGACATCGGTGGTGAACCGGTTGATCTCGTGGTCAGCGATCTGAGTTTCATCAGCCTCACACTCGTCCTGTCCGCGCTGATCGGCGTGGTGAAGCCGGACGGCGATCTGGTGCTGATGGTGAAGCCGCAGTTCGAGGTCGGCAAGGAGCGGCTGGGCAAGGGCGGTGTGGTCCGCGACCCGACGCTGCGGGCGGACGCGGTGCGAGGCGTGGCGGCGAAGGCGAGCGACCTCGGGTGGGGAATCGAGGGCGTCGCGGCCAGCCCGTTGCCTGGTCCGTCAGGAAATGTCGAATACTTCCTGTGGATACGCCGGGAAGCACCGCCTCTCGATGAGACGATGCTTGCAGGCGCCATCGAGCGCGGACCGCAGTGA